The following coding sequences are from one Streptomyces angustmyceticus window:
- a CDS encoding alpha/beta fold hydrolase, which produces MPHFRTYDDTELHYRVLGPADSPRPPLVCLAGGPGRDAAYLGDLGGMAEDRQLILPDSRGTGDSPAAADPARYAFPQLAEDVEALRAHLGLERFALLAHDAGAAVAQAYAAGYPQRLTRLVLVCPGSRLQGELPDDAQEIFAARAHEEWWPTASAAVQQLAEASDLSEVRELLFAAAPLAYGRWEEPQQAHAATEGEQLGPVPRAGFWQGVDEHLRLALLASLRDAACPVLVVTGDRDGVTGMRAGELVAESFPDARVRTLHEVGHYPWVDAPGLFGQTIEDFLHTA; this is translated from the coding sequence ATGCCGCACTTCCGCACCTACGACGACACCGAGCTCCACTACCGCGTACTCGGCCCGGCCGACTCGCCCCGGCCGCCCCTGGTGTGCCTGGCCGGCGGCCCCGGGCGGGACGCCGCGTACCTGGGCGATCTCGGCGGGATGGCGGAGGACCGGCAGCTGATCCTCCCGGACAGCCGCGGCACCGGCGACTCCCCGGCCGCCGCCGACCCCGCCCGCTACGCCTTCCCCCAGCTCGCCGAGGACGTCGAGGCGCTCCGCGCGCACCTGGGCCTGGAGCGGTTCGCGCTGCTCGCCCACGACGCGGGGGCCGCGGTCGCGCAGGCGTACGCGGCGGGGTACCCCCAGCGGCTGACCCGCCTGGTCCTGGTCTGCCCCGGCTCCCGGCTGCAGGGCGAACTCCCCGACGACGCACAGGAGATCTTCGCCGCACGGGCGCACGAGGAGTGGTGGCCCACGGCGTCGGCGGCGGTGCAGCAACTGGCCGAGGCGTCCGACCTGAGCGAGGTGCGGGAGCTGCTGTTCGCCGCGGCACCGCTCGCCTACGGACGGTGGGAGGAGCCGCAGCAGGCGCACGCCGCCACGGAGGGCGAGCAGCTGGGGCCGGTACCGCGCGCCGGCTTCTGGCAGGGCGTGGACGAACACCTGCGGCTGGCCCTGCTGGCCAGCCTGCGCGACGCGGCCTGCCCGGTGCTGGTGGTGACCGGCGACCGGGACGGGGTGACGGGCATGCGCGCGGGCGAGCTGGTCGCCGAGTCCTTCCCGGACGCCCGGGTACGGACCCTGCACGAGGTGGGCCACTACCCCTGGGTGGACGCCCCGGGACTCTTCGGCCAGACGATCGAGGACTTCCTGCACACGGCCTGA
- a CDS encoding DEAD/DEAH box helicase translates to MTTTTSATNNHHLSPAFPGRAPWGTANKLRAWQQAAMDRYIQTQPRDFLAVATPGAGKTTFALTLASWLLHHHVVQQVTVVAPTEHLKKQWAEAAARIGIKLDPEYSAGPLGREYHGVAVTYAGVGVRPMLHRNRIEQRKTLVILDEIHHAGDSKSWGEACLEAFEPATRRLALTGTPFRSDTNPIPFVTYEEGNDGIRRSSADYTYGYGNALGDGVVRPVIFLSYSGNMRWRTKAGDEIAARLGEPMTKDAVSQAWRTALDPRGEWMPNVLRAADQRLSEVRKSIPDAGALVIASDQEQARAYAKLIREITGEGATLVLSDDSGASQRIDDFAHSQDRWMVAVRMVSEGVDVPRLAVGVYATTISTPLFFAQAVGRFVRSRKRGETASVFLPTVPMLLGFANEMEVERDHVLDKPKKDGEEDPYAESEKEMEEANKEQDEDTGEQEQFSFEALESEAVFDRVLYDGAEFGMQAHAGSEEEQDYLGIPGLLEPDQVQMLLQKRQARQIAHSKKRPDEEADLLELPAERRPVVTHKELLELRKQLNTLVGAYVHQSGKPHGVIHTELRRVCGGPPSAEATAGQLNERIKKVREWATRMR, encoded by the coding sequence GTGACTACCACCACCAGCGCCACCAATAACCACCACCTGTCCCCGGCTTTTCCGGGGCGGGCCCCTTGGGGTACCGCGAACAAGCTGCGTGCCTGGCAGCAGGCGGCCATGGACCGCTACATCCAGACGCAGCCCAGAGACTTCCTCGCCGTCGCGACGCCGGGCGCCGGCAAGACGACCTTCGCGCTCACGCTCGCCTCGTGGCTGCTGCACCATCACGTCGTGCAGCAGGTGACGGTCGTCGCGCCGACCGAGCACCTGAAGAAGCAGTGGGCGGAGGCGGCGGCCCGGATAGGGATCAAGCTCGACCCGGAGTACAGCGCCGGGCCGCTGGGCCGCGAGTACCACGGTGTCGCGGTCACCTACGCGGGTGTGGGCGTCCGGCCCATGCTGCACCGCAACCGCATCGAGCAGCGCAAGACGCTGGTGATCCTCGACGAGATCCACCACGCCGGCGACTCGAAGTCGTGGGGCGAGGCGTGTCTGGAGGCGTTCGAGCCCGCGACGCGCCGGCTGGCGCTGACCGGTACGCCCTTCCGCTCCGACACCAACCCGATCCCGTTCGTGACCTACGAGGAGGGCAACGACGGCATCCGGCGCTCCTCGGCCGACTACACCTACGGCTACGGCAACGCGCTGGGCGACGGCGTGGTCCGGCCGGTCATCTTCCTCTCGTACAGCGGCAACATGCGCTGGCGGACGAAGGCGGGCGACGAGATCGCGGCCCGGCTAGGCGAGCCGATGACCAAGGACGCGGTGTCGCAGGCGTGGCGTACCGCGTTGGATCCGCGCGGCGAGTGGATGCCGAACGTGCTGCGCGCCGCCGACCAGCGGCTGAGCGAGGTCCGCAAGTCCATCCCGGACGCCGGGGCGCTGGTGATCGCCTCAGACCAGGAGCAGGCGCGGGCGTACGCCAAGCTGATCCGGGAGATCACCGGGGAGGGCGCCACGCTGGTGCTGTCCGACGACTCCGGGGCCTCGCAGCGCATCGACGACTTCGCGCACTCCCAGGACCGCTGGATGGTCGCGGTCCGGATGGTGTCCGAGGGGGTCGACGTGCCGCGGCTGGCGGTCGGGGTGTACGCCACCACGATCTCGACGCCGCTGTTCTTCGCCCAGGCCGTGGGGCGTTTCGTGCGTTCCCGTAAGCGCGGCGAGACCGCCTCGGTGTTCCTGCCCACCGTCCCGATGCTGCTCGGCTTCGCCAACGAGATGGAGGTCGAGCGCGACCACGTCCTGGACAAGCCGAAGAAGGACGGGGAGGAGGACCCGTACGCCGAATCCGAGAAGGAGATGGAGGAGGCGAACAAGGAGCAGGACGAGGACACCGGCGAGCAGGAGCAGTTCTCGTTCGAGGCGCTGGAGTCGGAGGCGGTCTTCGACCGGGTGCTCTACGACGGTGCCGAGTTCGGGATGCAGGCCCACGCGGGCAGCGAGGAGGAGCAGGACTACCTCGGCATCCCCGGGCTGCTGGAGCCGGACCAGGTGCAGATGCTGCTGCAGAAGCGGCAGGCCCGGCAGATCGCGCACAGCAAGAAGCGGCCGGACGAGGAGGCCGACCTGCTGGAGCTGCCGGCCGAGCGGCGCCCGGTGGTCACGCACAAGGAGCTGCTGGAGCTCAGGAAACAGCTGAACACGCTGGTGGGGGCGTATGTCCACCAGAGCGGGAAGCCGCACGGCGTGATCCACACCGAGCTGCGGCGGGTGTGCGGCGGGCCGCCGAGCGCGGAGGCCACCGCCGGGCAGCTGAACGAGCGGATCAAGAAGGTACGGGAGTGGGCCACGCGGATGCGGTGA
- a CDS encoding S16 family serine protease, whose protein sequence is MSSRTRALAVCSALVLALVLTALLAPLPFAVAYPGMTANVLGDDKGKPVITITGAGTRKTSGQLRMTSIVATGPDASVHLPDLIEGWFRTDEAVMPREAVYPVGNNTEEIAEHNAKQMAQSQDTATSAALGQLGRSTKDIKVKLSLADVGGPSAGLMFALGIVDKLDGDGAGHDLTGGRTVAGTGTITADGKVGAVGGVPLKTQAAHRDGASVFLVPRKECTDARAELPKGMRLVPVTTLDSAVDALKALRTGGPVPHC, encoded by the coding sequence GTGTCCTCACGCACCCGTGCCCTGGCGGTCTGCTCCGCCCTCGTCCTGGCCCTCGTTCTCACGGCGCTCCTCGCCCCGCTGCCGTTCGCTGTCGCCTATCCGGGCATGACGGCGAACGTCCTCGGCGACGACAAGGGCAAACCGGTGATCACCATCACCGGCGCCGGGACCCGCAAGACGAGCGGGCAGCTGCGGATGACCTCGATCGTCGCCACCGGCCCGGACGCCTCCGTCCACCTGCCGGACCTCATCGAGGGCTGGTTCCGCACGGACGAGGCCGTGATGCCGCGCGAGGCCGTCTACCCGGTGGGCAACAACACCGAGGAGATCGCCGAGCACAACGCGAAGCAGATGGCCCAGTCCCAGGACACCGCCACCAGCGCCGCGCTCGGGCAGCTCGGCAGGTCCACCAAGGACATCAAGGTCAAGCTGAGCCTCGCGGACGTCGGCGGCCCGAGCGCCGGCCTGATGTTCGCCCTGGGCATCGTCGACAAGCTGGACGGCGACGGCGCGGGCCACGACCTGACCGGCGGGCGCACCGTCGCCGGCACGGGGACCATCACCGCGGACGGCAAGGTCGGCGCGGTGGGCGGGGTCCCGCTGAAGACGCAGGCCGCGCACCGCGACGGCGCCTCGGTCTTCCTGGTCCCGCGCAAGGAGTGCACCGACGCGCGGGCGGAGCTGCCGAAGGGGATGCGGCTGGTCCCGGTCACGACGCTCGACAGCGCGGTGGACGCGCTGAAGGCGCTGCGGACCGGGGGGCCGGTTCCGCACTGCTGA
- a CDS encoding ABC transporter permease: MSPRDGSSPHRGGRPPSDHEGFAVRDDVEMAEREDAAGEAPVPSAARGARRISWQKWTFMPAFLVLALLATWLWFRGARLDSIAHQAVDNGKVWLALRQHIYLTAVSTFFVLIIAIPLGIALTRSKLRRATPVAMAFANLGQAVPALGLLILLVIWLGIGPRSAIVGMVIYAVLPVLANTIAGLRGIEPTLTEAARGIGMSPTGVLTKVELPLAVPLILAGVRTALVLNVGTATLATFGGGGGLGDLISAGIVTQRMPVLILGSVLTVALALLVEWLASLAELLLRPRGLEATA; this comes from the coding sequence ATGAGCCCCCGCGACGGGAGCAGCCCGCACCGCGGGGGGCGGCCGCCCAGCGACCACGAGGGCTTCGCAGTCCGCGACGACGTCGAGATGGCGGAGCGGGAGGACGCGGCCGGTGAGGCGCCCGTCCCCTCCGCCGCCCGGGGAGCGCGCCGGATCAGCTGGCAGAAGTGGACCTTCATGCCGGCCTTCCTGGTGCTCGCGCTGCTCGCCACCTGGCTGTGGTTCCGCGGCGCCCGCCTGGACTCGATCGCCCACCAGGCGGTCGACAACGGCAAGGTGTGGCTGGCTCTGCGGCAGCACATCTATCTCACCGCCGTCTCCACCTTCTTCGTGCTGATCATCGCGATTCCGCTGGGCATCGCGCTGACCCGGTCCAAGCTGCGCCGGGCCACCCCCGTCGCCATGGCCTTCGCCAACCTCGGGCAGGCCGTCCCGGCCCTGGGTCTGCTGATCCTGCTGGTCATCTGGCTGGGCATCGGGCCCCGTTCGGCGATCGTCGGCATGGTCATCTACGCCGTGCTGCCGGTCCTCGCCAACACCATCGCCGGGCTGCGCGGCATCGAGCCGACGCTGACCGAGGCGGCCCGCGGCATCGGGATGTCCCCCACGGGGGTGCTGACCAAGGTCGAACTCCCGCTGGCCGTACCGCTGATCCTGGCCGGCGTCCGCACCGCGCTGGTGCTGAACGTCGGCACCGCGACGCTGGCCACCTTCGGCGGGGGCGGCGGCCTCGGCGACCTGATCTCGGCGGGCATCGTCACCCAGCGCATGCCCGTCCTGATCCTCGGTTCGGTGCTGACCGTGGCGCTCGCCCTGCTGGTCGAGTGGCTGGCGTCGCTGGCCGAACTCCTGCTGCGGCCGCGCGGACTGGAGGCGACGGCATGA
- a CDS encoding ABC transporter ATP-binding protein has protein sequence MPETPENAATTGARIHLENLTKVYPGNPVPAVDNVNMEIKAGEIVILVGPSGCGKSTTLKMINRLIEPSSGRIRIGDEDVTDMDPVKLRRKIGYAIQASGLFPHMTVAQNIALVPKMIGWSAAKTRNRVEEMLDLVGLDPGEFHGRYPRQLSGGQQQRVGVARALAADPPVLLMDEPFGAVDPITRDHLQDELIRLQHELHKTICFVTHDFDEAIKIGDRIAVLRERSHIAQFDTPEAILTNPSDDFVSGFVGAGAALKRLNLTRVRDVGVVDFPTARIDDPLESIFDRLRSGSHNELLLLDPNRRPYKWLRRGDLALAKESLARAGTPVQHTVTRDATLRDALEAVLTDSAGRVSVTGRRGEYIGVVDMETLMNNVQELLEADRMEALEHQHQLREQRARQTQLEQEGMEA, from the coding sequence GTGCCTGAGACGCCCGAGAACGCCGCCACCACCGGGGCGAGGATCCATCTGGAGAACCTGACGAAGGTCTACCCGGGCAACCCCGTCCCCGCGGTGGACAACGTCAACATGGAGATCAAGGCCGGCGAGATCGTGATCCTCGTGGGGCCCTCGGGGTGCGGCAAGTCCACCACCCTGAAGATGATCAACCGTCTGATCGAGCCGTCCTCCGGACGGATCCGGATCGGCGACGAGGACGTCACCGACATGGACCCGGTCAAGCTGCGCCGCAAGATCGGCTACGCCATCCAGGCGTCCGGCCTCTTCCCGCACATGACGGTCGCCCAGAACATCGCCCTGGTCCCGAAGATGATCGGCTGGTCCGCCGCGAAGACCAGGAACCGGGTCGAGGAGATGCTCGACCTGGTCGGCCTGGACCCGGGCGAGTTCCACGGCCGCTATCCGCGCCAGCTCTCCGGCGGCCAGCAGCAGCGCGTCGGGGTGGCCCGCGCCCTCGCCGCCGACCCGCCCGTCCTGCTGATGGACGAGCCGTTCGGCGCCGTCGACCCGATCACCCGCGACCACCTCCAGGACGAGCTGATCCGGCTCCAGCACGAGCTGCACAAGACCATCTGCTTCGTCACCCACGACTTCGACGAGGCGATCAAGATCGGCGACCGGATCGCGGTGCTCCGCGAGCGCTCGCACATCGCCCAGTTCGACACCCCCGAGGCCATCCTCACCAACCCGTCCGACGACTTCGTCTCGGGCTTCGTCGGTGCGGGGGCGGCGCTCAAACGGCTCAACCTCACCCGGGTACGGGACGTGGGCGTGGTCGACTTCCCCACCGCCCGGATCGACGACCCGCTGGAGTCCATCTTCGACCGGCTGCGCTCCGGCTCCCACAACGAACTGCTGCTGCTGGACCCCAACCGCCGCCCGTACAAGTGGCTGCGCCGCGGCGACCTGGCCCTGGCCAAGGAGTCGCTGGCGCGGGCCGGGACCCCGGTCCAGCACACCGTGACCCGGGACGCGACCCTGCGCGACGCGCTGGAGGCGGTGCTCACCGACAGCGCCGGCCGGGTCTCGGTCACCGGGCGGCGCGGCGAGTACATCGGCGTGGTCGACATGGAGACGCTGATGAACAACGTCCAGGAACTGCTGGAGGCGGACCGGATGGAGGCCCTGGAGCACCAGCACCAGCTCCGGGAACAGCGCGCCCGCCAGACGCAGCTGGAACAGGAAGGCATGGAGGCATGA
- a CDS encoding IclR family transcriptional regulator, translated as MTAETSQTLDRGLRVLKLLADTDHGLTVTELSHKLGVNRTVVYRLLATLEQHALVRRDIGGRARVGLGVLRLGRQVHPLVREAALPALRSLAEDVGATAHLTLVDGTEALAVAVVEPTWTDYHVAYRAGFRHPLDRGAAGRAILKARQGRLQDAGLALTHGELEAGASGAAAPLLGVSGIEGSVGVVMLTDSVSERIGPRVVDAAREVSEALR; from the coding sequence GTGACCGCAGAGACCTCCCAGACACTCGACAGAGGGCTGCGTGTCCTCAAACTGCTCGCGGACACCGACCACGGGCTGACCGTCACCGAGCTGTCCCACAAGCTCGGCGTCAACCGCACCGTGGTCTACCGCCTGCTGGCCACACTGGAGCAGCACGCCCTGGTGCGCCGCGACATAGGCGGCCGGGCCCGGGTCGGGCTGGGCGTGCTGCGCCTGGGCCGCCAGGTCCATCCGCTGGTCAGGGAGGCCGCACTGCCCGCGCTGCGCTCGCTCGCCGAGGACGTGGGGGCCACCGCGCACCTCACCCTCGTCGACGGCACGGAAGCGCTGGCCGTCGCCGTGGTGGAGCCGACCTGGACCGACTACCACGTGGCCTACCGGGCCGGGTTCCGTCACCCGCTGGACCGGGGGGCGGCCGGCCGGGCGATCCTCAAGGCCCGGCAGGGGCGCCTCCAGGACGCCGGACTCGCCCTGACGCACGGGGAGTTGGAGGCCGGTGCGAGCGGCGCGGCGGCGCCGCTGCTCGGGGTGAGCGGCATCGAGGGGAGCGTGGGCGTGGTGATGCTCACGGACAGCGTCTCCGAGCGGATCGGACCGCGGGTGGTCGACGCGGCCCGGGAGGTGTCGGAAGCGCTGCGCTGA
- a CDS encoding glycine betaine ABC transporter substrate-binding protein, protein MRNHPCPAPRRRPERRRGSRLLLVLFATLLSACGLVSGSAMSDTVLPGPKAGYQGRPLTGAQLTVTSKEFTEQIVLGQMMGIVFEAAGAKVIDKTSIQGSIGAREAVKSGTADAAYEYTGTGWITYLGHTKPIVDPRKQWEAVRAEDRKNGIVWLPASRLNNTYALALNSANYKKLAVRDLSDVAALSHKNPGAVTMCVENEFATRNDGLPGMARAYGMNVPSANIRKMTGGVVYTETEKGTCAFGEVFTTDGRIKAMHLHVLADDKHFFPNYNVAPEINAEALKKYPAMAEVLAPVTKALDNTVAQELNRKVDVDGEDPHEVAKNWLIQEGFIKEG, encoded by the coding sequence ATGAGGAACCACCCGTGTCCGGCCCCGCGCCGCCGCCCCGAAAGACGCCGGGGCTCCCGCCTCCTGCTCGTCCTGTTCGCCACCCTGCTCAGCGCCTGCGGCCTGGTCAGCGGCAGCGCGATGAGCGACACCGTGCTGCCGGGGCCGAAGGCCGGCTACCAGGGCAGGCCGCTCACCGGGGCGCAGCTGACCGTGACCTCCAAGGAGTTCACCGAGCAGATCGTCCTCGGCCAGATGATGGGCATCGTCTTCGAGGCGGCGGGCGCCAAGGTCATCGACAAGACCAGCATCCAGGGCTCGATCGGCGCCCGGGAGGCCGTCAAGTCCGGTACGGCGGACGCCGCGTACGAGTACACCGGCACCGGCTGGATCACCTACCTCGGCCACACCAAGCCGATCGTGGATCCGCGCAAGCAGTGGGAGGCGGTCCGTGCCGAGGACCGGAAGAACGGCATCGTCTGGCTCCCGGCCTCCCGGCTGAACAACACCTACGCGCTGGCGCTGAACTCCGCGAACTACAAGAAGCTGGCGGTGCGCGACCTCTCGGACGTCGCGGCGCTGTCGCACAAGAACCCCGGCGCCGTCACGATGTGCGTGGAGAACGAGTTCGCCACCCGCAACGACGGCCTGCCGGGCATGGCGCGGGCGTACGGCATGAACGTGCCGTCGGCCAACATCCGCAAGATGACCGGCGGCGTCGTCTACACCGAGACGGAGAAGGGCACCTGCGCGTTCGGCGAGGTCTTCACCACCGACGGCCGGATCAAGGCGATGCACCTGCACGTCCTCGCCGACGACAAGCACTTCTTCCCCAACTACAACGTCGCCCCCGAGATCAACGCCGAGGCCCTGAAGAAGTACCCGGCGATGGCCGAGGTCCTGGCCCCGGTGACCAAGGCCCTCGACAACACCGTCGCCCAGGAGCTCAACCGCAAGGTCGACGTGGACGGCGAGGACCCGCACGAGGTCGCGAAGAACTGGCTGATCCAGGAGGGCTTCATCAAGGAGGGCTGA
- a CDS encoding MFS transporter, whose product MSADRPRGTDPHTDPVPAIGATGTTGPAGAATASAAPAPPAATTRAAPPDDPRPAGGILGREYRALTFGIISVVSVVAFEASAVNTAMPVAARALDGIGLYAFGFSAYFTASLFAMALSGEWSDRHGPLAPLFGGIAAFGAGLLVAGGAQSMGMFVAGRGVQGIGGGLVVVALYVVVGRAYPERLRPSIMASFSAAWVVPVIVGPLVAGTVTEQLGWRWVFLAIPVLILLPLAVMLPALRKLPAAPGPRGGVRQVLGNRRCLLALAVAVGACLLQYAGQRPDWWALLPAAAGLALLAPGIVRLLPRGTFRAGRGLPSVVLMRGLAAGALVAAESFIPLMLVTQRGLSPTLAGLSLTGGGLTWALGSYVQSRPRLEPHRERLMGLGMVLLAAAIVTVPLALLDGVPVAIVAVAWAVGGFGMGLNISSGGVLLLKLSRPEEAGTNSASLQMSDALGNVTFVGLSGALFVAFGGGAIVTHAPTLTAAPGPASHPAAFVAVFATMTFVALAGAAVTRRLR is encoded by the coding sequence ATGAGCGCTGACCGTCCCCGCGGCACCGACCCCCACACCGACCCGGTCCCCGCCATCGGGGCCACCGGGACCACCGGGCCCGCCGGGGCCGCCACCGCCTCCGCGGCGCCCGCCCCGCCTGCCGCCACCACCCGGGCCGCCCCGCCCGACGACCCCCGCCCCGCCGGCGGCATCCTCGGCCGGGAGTACCGGGCGCTCACCTTCGGGATCATTTCCGTGGTGTCGGTCGTCGCGTTCGAGGCGAGTGCGGTGAACACCGCGATGCCGGTTGCCGCCCGGGCCCTGGACGGCATCGGGCTGTACGCCTTCGGGTTCTCCGCGTACTTCACGGCGAGCCTGTTCGCGATGGCGCTGTCGGGGGAGTGGAGCGACCGGCACGGGCCGCTCGCGCCGCTGTTCGGCGGGATCGCCGCGTTCGGGGCGGGCCTGCTGGTCGCGGGCGGGGCGCAGAGCATGGGGATGTTCGTCGCGGGCCGCGGCGTGCAGGGCATCGGCGGCGGGCTTGTGGTGGTCGCGCTGTACGTGGTCGTCGGCCGGGCCTACCCGGAGCGGCTGCGGCCGTCGATCATGGCGTCGTTCTCGGCGGCCTGGGTGGTGCCGGTGATCGTCGGCCCGCTGGTCGCCGGAACCGTCACCGAACAGCTCGGCTGGCGCTGGGTCTTCCTCGCCATCCCCGTGCTGATACTCCTGCCGCTCGCGGTGATGCTGCCCGCGCTGCGCAAGCTGCCCGCTGCGCCGGGCCCGCGCGGCGGCGTGCGGCAGGTGCTGGGCAACCGGCGCTGCCTGCTCGCGCTGGCCGTCGCCGTGGGGGCCTGTCTGCTGCAGTACGCGGGGCAGCGGCCGGACTGGTGGGCGCTGCTGCCCGCGGCCGCCGGGCTGGCCCTGCTGGCGCCGGGCATCGTGCGGCTGCTGCCCCGCGGCACGTTCCGCGCCGGCCGCGGCCTGCCGAGCGTGGTGCTGATGCGCGGCCTGGCCGCGGGGGCGCTGGTCGCCGCCGAGAGCTTCATCCCGCTGATGCTGGTCACCCAGCGCGGACTGTCCCCGACCCTCGCCGGCCTCTCCCTCACCGGCGGCGGCCTGACCTGGGCGCTGGGCTCGTACGTGCAGAGCCGGCCGCGCCTGGAGCCGCACCGGGAGCGGCTGATGGGCCTGGGCATGGTGCTGCTGGCGGCGGCCATCGTGACGGTGCCGCTGGCGCTGCTCGACGGGGTGCCCGTCGCGATCGTGGCCGTGGCCTGGGCGGTCGGCGGGTTCGGGATGGGCCTGAACATCTCCAGCGGCGGCGTCCTGCTCCTGAAGCTCTCCCGCCCCGAGGAGGCGGGCACCAACTCCGCGTCCCTGCAGATGTCGGACGCGCTGGGAAACGTCACGTTCGTCGGCCTCAGCGGGGCCCTGTTCGTGGCCTTCGGCGGAGGCGCGATCGTCACCCACGCCCCCACCCTCACCGCCGCGCCCGGCCCGGCGAGCCACCCCGCGGCGTTCGTCGCCGTCTTCGCGACGATGACCTTCGTCGCACTCGCGGGGGCGGCCGTGACGAGGCGCCTCCGTTAG
- a CDS encoding ABC transporter permease, whose amino-acid sequence MSFWEYVGTRHAQLLTDTYQHASAVFQCMVLATLLGVFIAVVTYRSEWAGNLATTSTATILTIPSLALIGLLIPIVGLGVPPTVIALTLYGLLPVVRNAIVGLRGVDPDLVDAATGIGMSRTARLFRVELPLAWPPILTGIRVATQMLMGIAAIAAFASGPGLGNEIFRGIASLGSANSLNQVLSGTLGIAILALLFDAAYVLIGRLTISRGIRA is encoded by the coding sequence GTGAGCTTCTGGGAGTACGTCGGCACCCGGCACGCCCAGCTGCTGACGGATACGTATCAGCACGCCAGCGCCGTCTTCCAGTGCATGGTGCTGGCCACCCTGCTGGGCGTCTTCATCGCCGTGGTGACCTACCGCAGCGAATGGGCGGGCAACCTCGCCACCACCTCGACCGCCACCATCCTGACCATCCCCTCCCTGGCCCTGATCGGTCTGCTGATCCCGATCGTCGGCCTGGGCGTCCCCCCGACGGTCATCGCGCTGACCCTGTACGGGCTGCTGCCGGTGGTCCGCAACGCCATCGTCGGGCTGCGCGGGGTGGACCCGGACCTGGTCGACGCGGCCACCGGCATCGGGATGTCCCGCACCGCCCGGCTCTTCCGCGTCGAACTGCCGCTGGCCTGGCCGCCCATCCTCACCGGCATCCGGGTCGCCACCCAGATGCTGATGGGCATCGCCGCCATCGCCGCCTTCGCCTCCGGTCCGGGCCTGGGCAACGAGATCTTCCGCGGGATCGCCTCGCTGGGCAGCGCCAACTCCCTCAACCAGGTGCTCTCCGGCACCCTCGGGATCGCCATCCTCGCCCTCCTCTTCGACGCCGCCTACGTCCTGATCGGACGCCTGACCATCTCCAGGGGGATCCGTGCCTGA